caagccctgcattgggctccatgctggctatgaagcctacttaaagaaaaagaaaagtgattcaCAATCAGAGCCtatatgtttctttatattttttttattttgagagagagtgagagagagagagagagagcacgagtgagcacaagttgggtaggggcagagagagaggggacagaggatctgaagcgggctctgtgctgagagcagagagcccaggcggggctggaactcacaaaccacaagatcatgacctgagctgaagtcagatgcttaatcaactgagccacccaggtgcccctgtgtgtttAAGTGTATGAATGGTTGGGCATATCTTAACTAGAAGAACAAAGTAGACAGATGGTTATTCCTCAGTGTGGAATCACCATGAGTACACCCTCTACAGATGCAGATTGTAAGATTCTTTATGGTGACAGAAGCATCACACATGCATGTTACCAACTGGGATGTGGTTTTCCAGAATAGTGAACATACTTGGTAAAGTTCTGGATATAGCAAAGTACAATCCACATGATGGTTACATTCTGGAAAATTCAGATGCCACTAGATACATGCAAAAAATGCTGTGTTTTTTGTAAAAAAAGGATCTAGTCTCAGATTATTACGACGCCACTAGATACATGCAAAAAATGCTTTgtgttttttgtaaaaaaaaggaTCTAGTCTCAGATTATTACGAACCAGTTTTCACCTACATGTACGTCCCATGGGCCATTCAGAAGTTTCCACACGGCAGTCCTGGGCATTGGAGATAATGATTTGCTGCTAGATCGGCTCTCTGAGTACAAAAGCCCTCATTTgcagcatttgctgatttctgtgcTGCAGATACTCCCTCAATGGCCGATTTCAAACAACCAGTAGAAACTAGTCCATGAAATTGCTCAAAATTTAACCATCAGCTGAACAGAAGCCGGCTCGAGGACATTGCTAACTTCACAAGACATCTCGCACCTTTGGCCCTGCCCTCTGACTGCCAGTTGGGTTTTCCAAACCATGGTGACGATAAGAAAGTGTCACCACGTGTTTCCATAACACCCGTCAGGGGCAGGATCACCTCCATGGAGGACCAGTACATTCAGCTCTGATCGTATTTCTGGTCTAAGTGGCCTCACCAAATAGGCGCTCTACCCGGGTGGGGTGGGTGTCTGTGGTGCTCCCCTCCTAGTGTGAATCCTCTGCTGTCTATTCTTACCTTTCCAGGGAAGAGCGGACAGTACTGACCAGCATCTCAGGGCTGGCCTCGAGCCTGTGCAACAGCTCTGGCTGTGCCCTGCTGGTGACCCGGAGGAAGCCCCCCGGTCCCCAGGGTCTTCTCTTATGAGCCCAGGGCAGCCGCAGCATAGTGACACTTGCTCCATCCTGCCTGTGTCAGCTCCATGACTTGGATCAGAAAACAGGAGCGCCGCAGAGAAAAGGGGACTCGTGCTTCAGAGCCGTCCCCTGAGCCCAGTGCCTTTTTCCACAACCCAGCTCTTCACCTAAGAAGTTAACAAATGGCAAAATTACTGACGCGAGTCTTCTTTTGTCCGTACTGGAGTGGCTGTGCAGTGTGGATCACAGAGGCAGAGTAGCAAATGGCCTGTATAATGGACAAGTGGAATCAGTTCACAGGGCCCTGGCACAATTGAGAGCTGGCTGTGAAAATAGTCCTAAACACTGATAAACATGCAGAAGGTAGACACAGTCTGTGTTATTAAAGAAGAGCATTAGATTTAAGGCCTGTGCCACAAAGGACTAACGgatcttttctttcctgtcctaGTGTACCCTTGACTCTGAAGTGGCCGTGAGAGTGGGTGGAGAGTTCTTCTTTGACCCTCAGCCTGCAGATGCCTCTAGAAACCTGGTGTTGATTGCAGGAGGAGTCGGAATTAACCCTCTGCTGTCCATCCTGCGGCACGCGGCAGACCTCCACAGAGACCGGGTGAACAAAGGAAGCGGCTATGAGGTTGGAACGATAAAGCTCTTCTACAGTGCAAAAAATACCAGTGAACTCCTCTTTAAGGTAAGGAAGAAACATATGTCTCGTTGCTTGCCGTGAGCAAACTCGTGTCATGGTATTAGTCGTCCATGGAACTTTCTTCCGTTAGTTCTGTCTTCTCTGCAACCGTTGTTCCACCAAAAGGCTTGACAAGGCTTTATCATGTTCAGATGGGAATTAACCAACACTTTTTATGCCGGACAGTGAAACAGCTAGTGTTGAGGACGCGCCCACTGAAGTGACAGGCCTAGGGCAGGTTGGTGGGCTTGAATCTGGAGGCGGATGAACAGAAAAGTCGCCACATCCCTGAGATTCCGTCGAGTCAGGAGACCTACAAGTGGGCTCGTGTGTTACAGGAGTAGGTGAGAGGCACAGAGTTTGGACCCGCTGGGCAAATGAAGCCCCCGTCGGTTGCATCTGTTGAAACTAAGTACGTTTGACAGGAGAAGGCTTTCACTCTGGATTGCTTTGCAGCTGCGGGatgaacaaaagaacagaaacagtTAAAAGACACAACTGTGGTCAGTGAAACTGCTGCTTAATTGCCAATgcttgagaaaaaggaagaagaaaaaactccCGGAGAGTTAGTAATATGCTTGTTAGCATATTCAGATTTCAATTAAAGCCAAATAGCCCTCTGTACTCTGAATGCTCTGGCCTGGTAGGCTGCAGACAATACCTCTCTAAGTAGAGAGGAAGAGTGGCAGACGTGTGCAGAATGGGAGTCGAGGTTCAGCGGCAGGGGTTGTGCacatctgttttgattttttaaaattgtagcgTGACCAAATATGTTTGACATTCCAGCAAAATATCCTCGATTTAGTAAATGAATTTCCTGAGAAGATTGCTTGCAGTTTGCATGTTACCAAACAGACTACACAAATCAGTTCAGAACTGCAGCCATACATCACGGGTGAGTCCCCTGAAGATATTTTGACTATCTCCACGTGGTTGTTTGGAGGACATGCCAGTCGGTCGAGTGTGGATGCTTTACCGTTGGGAGTTGCTGCCTAGGAATGTCACTACCTGGGGAGCTGGGGGGTGACTCATCTTGGAAAAGTAAGGACAGATTCAGTGAGATTTACTTACTATATACAGGTTTCTTACTGCccatgttaaaaatgtattttccacattttttaagGGGACCTTTGCGTCATCGCTGTAGTATGCCTACAAAGAATTTATATTCCAGCTTTGACTGAATCGATGCCATTTGCCATTCATGGTCATTTAAACTACTCGTGGTTTCCCCTGCTTGGAAAGATTTTTCACCAGTTTATTTACTTTGCCGAAGTGAGCTCTGAATCTCTACCAAAGATTAGTAAGCTAACTGGCCCTGTCTGAAGAGTGCATTATGACGAGCTTCCCGCTTTGCCTGCCGGAAACCTAGAGATGCACTCTCCGCTTGGGTCTGGCGCCCGGTGCTACCGCCAGGAGCCGTTGTGTGAGGGCCTCAGCACTAGACTCCCTGAGCTGGAGTTCCTGGAAACAGACACAGTTGCTGAGTGGTAGTTAGTCCTTCCTCATTTCAGTACAAGCATGTCTGGCTTATTTGCTGTtgattctggttgtttttttttttttttttttttttggtagaaggAAGAATAACGGAGAAGGAGATAAGAGATCATATTTCAAAAGAGACTTTGTTCTATATTTGTGGCCCACCTCCAATGACAGACTTTTTCTCCAAGCAACTGGAAAACAGCCATGTTCCCAAAGAACACATTTGCTTTGAGAAGTGGTGGTAGGGAGCAGGCAAAGGTAGAAGAGAGAAAGCTGTGAAATCTTCTCAGGACAATAACAGAGACATGATTTGTGGCACCATGAATTTACCTCTCCTcagcggttttttttttttgttttcttttttcttttttttttttcaaggctgaACTAAGTAAGTGACCAGCTGGAGCATCAAAGAAAAACCAGCCGACAGACTTCAATGATAAGCTTTTTGCCAAGACTTcattgattaaattatttttgctatattgagtttcttttattaataacTGTTTGATTATCTCATGATGCATCTTGGATCGGTCAATATAGATGTTCTTTCCTCTTAGGGAAAAAAGAGACTGTCCTTAAACTtaatcatataaaaatgttttgtgtgtaAGATATAGGTTGTCCTTATTTGGTAGCAACCTATATATCTTATGTCCAATAAACTTATAATTTAAACACATTCTTATTAATCTTACCttgaaaattctttatatttaaggtcTTAGTTCACCTTACTACAAGCCTGAAGCCTTGTTTCTTCAGACCATCAAAATTGGGGttggaaatggaaaattattagGAAAACTTCTTTAGGGAATTGAATATCTGGCATGTTCGCTTAGTGTTAATGAACGTCCTAAGTATGTATCCTGACTAATTGTTAGTTTCTCCTCAAATTAAATCCTTTTCTGTGCTCTGCGTCTTGGCCGCCTGCCTTAACACTACATGTAGGAGGCGGCTTCTTGTTTGGGACAAAGGCGTCGGTGACTGCTAGATTCCATGTTGAATCTTACCTTCAATGGCCAGGCTGGCTGGCTGTAAAAATGTGCTGAGGATTGATTAGGGAGTATAGAGCCATTTCCAAATCCTgcttttctgccttttatttaatttctttgccaGGGTTGTTCTTGGCACCAATAATAGCTCCACGATACatacttgttgaatgactgaaAGGAAGCAGCTAACACTTAGCTCCTTGCTAAGCCTGGGTTGGGAGGCAGTCCCCAGGACGGATGGAGAGAATGGTGGAGCCTCATCGCAAGGCTGCTCTAATGAAACTGCTAGAAAGCAGACTGCTCTTTGTATCttcatttagatctttaaaaGGCCAAAAGAAGTCCATAGGTTGAGGCCAGGCCATTCCTCCTGTGACACACAGTGTGGGCCCAAGGCTACCAGCTTGGAGAAGAGTGTGAGGGTAAAAGGggtctgggaaggaaggaagatcagTTCTGGAGACACAGGAGTTCCAGTTGGAATTCTGTTCCTGAGCTGATGGAACAGCTGATGGGGAAAGACATCTTGCTCTTTGTCATCTCTGTGGCTACAGGCCTCACGGGGAATTTGGGCTTAAACACATTATTGATTTATGGGGCCTGATGATGGCTGGCATCGTTATTGTGGACTCTTctctgttttgaattttgtcaagtttttaaattttttttagtttttatttattttctgagagcgagagcagggaaggggcggagagaggaggagagagagaatcccaagcaggcctcacactgtcagtgccgagtccgatgcggggcccgaacccacgaaccacgagaccgtgacctgggccgaaatcaagagctagatgcttaaccgactgagtcacccaagtgccctgaattTTGTCACGTTTTAAGCAAAGATCATCTGTCAGCTATTTCAATCCCACATTCAAGTtcagcaggaagaaagggaggctGTTGACTTGATGGGAATTTCAAAGTCTGCTCAAGGCAGTGATTATCCCCGCATTTCATAGGTGAGGGGAGGGAATATGAGACGCTCTGGCCGCAGTAAGGAGCCCTGACTCCTCAATTGGTCCCCAAGTGCCCAGGCCCACGGGCTGGGCTTTAGGGCTGAGTACTCAAGAGGCACAGGAGTGCGGCACACTGAGATTCAGGGATGTGGGAGCAGCAGTGGGCTCTTGTGCCGACTGGCAAAGGCAGCTGGCAGGGACGGGGACACAAAGGTATAGAGAAAGTGGCCGCCCCAGGCTTTTCTGTGTTGGGAGTGGAGGCGCAGGGCAAGCCTCTTCACAGCGCGAGATATGCGCAGAGGGTGGTGCCTCCCACCGCCTCTGTCCACCCGCCGCCACAGCCTGTCTGCCTGCTGTTGTGACAGAGCAAGGGCCACCTGTCCTGCCCACCACCCTGCCAGTCGACGTCACCATCCGTAACCTCTCTAGATGGGCCAGGTCTTGACCTCTGCCTGGACCGtagtcccttccagctctgtcGTTTCTGGTGCTGAGTGCCGGACAGTATTTCTGGTCTGCTGGCCAAGAATGGCCTGTTGCCCTCGTTTGCCAGGCTAGTCAAGATCTCTTTGGTACTCAGACTGAACTAAGCCAGGGGGGCTTGAATTTATAGTGTGGAGGCTGAGAGTGTAGACTGGAGAGAGCCCTGGAGTCCCACTGCTTGCTAGATGGATGACCTTGAGTGAGTCACTCAAGTGTGTCACGCCTCAGTTTGTAattacacacacgtgtgcacacacttgCTACTACATGTAAAGTAGAATCCTACGTACCTCCCTGGACTGTCACggggattaaatgtgataatacgTATAAAGTGCTTGGCAGAGCACTGCTTGAGTGTGTTAGTAATTTGCTACTCCTTGTCTTATTCCGAAAGGATTTCAAGAGGCCGGATGGCTTAGGTTTAGTCCACTAACCTTTAACCTACGTGCGGGTAGGGCCCTGTCTCTTTCCGCACTATGcttggcacataacaggtgcttagtaaatatttcttccatgggtgaaagggagtgccCAAGCTGATGAGCTGtgttaaaggaatttttttttttaatgtttatttatttatttattttgagagagagagaaggagagagaaagaatcccaagcaggctccgtgctgtctgcacagagcctgatgggctcagtcccacaaaccgtgagatcatgacctgagctgaaatcaagagtcagatgcggaACCGACTGGGCCCCCGGCCGCCCCTACAGGGATTCTTAAAGATCATTCGAGCCTAATTAGTTTGTGAAAAGATGTTGCTTTTAGTGATATGAGACCCTTCTACAGTCTATACCAGAGAGAGGTGAAGCTGATGTAGGAGTCTTTCTCAAATTTGAAGTGTTGGTATGAGCACCAGCAGTTACCAGAAAATGGATCAAATACTTGGTCTTTCCCAAATGGTCTGCTGTCCCTCACCAGTAGGTGTGTGCAGGTGGGCATGGAGCTCTGAGATAAAGATGTTCCCTGGAGCCCTGGTTCTGGTCGGTAGCCCCCACTTTGAAAATCGTATtgtaaaaattatgaaagaacgGATGCTTGATTCTTGCCCTGTATTTATCAGTTAGTCTAATAGGAGTTGGTGCCCTAGCAACCTCCAAAACTGGTCACcggtgagatttttaaaagtatcaatATGAACTCATGGCGTTTTGAACGTTTGATTGTGTCTATTGTGGCCAgatttttgctgttcagcttgttTTGGGTTGGCCCCTGCTGTGTTAGTTGTGGGGGTTGCTGATATTTGCATCTCTGATGGCTCTCGGAGTTGCAAACAGTGCTCTAATAAAcgtgaaggaagaaaaggagatcaGTGCAGTGTGGCGTCAGGACACTACATGAAGAAAGCGTTTCAAGGAGGACAGACTGGCCAGCTGTGTCATGTTGCCGGTAGGACAGGAAAGGTGAGTTCCGACGAGCGACCGTTGATTTAGCAACTGGAAGGTCCCTGGTGATCTCGACAAGAtggatgttaagaaaaaaaacgtgggggcgcctgggtggctcagtcggttgagcgtctgacttcggctcaggtcatgatcccccagtttgtgggttcgagctccgcatcaggctctgggctgacagctcagagcctggagcctgtttcggattctgtgtctccctctctctgccccttccccgctcatgctctgtctctctctgtctctcaaaaataaataaacgttaaaaaaattttttaataaaaaagaaaaaaaaaacatgtgaagaAGGAAAACCTATTGTAGTGGTTTCCTTTCCACAACTGGGAGGAAAGAAATTGTAATGAATGAGGATAGATAATAGTTTCGAAGAGTTTTactatgaaggggaaaaaaaagataggaaaggCAAGTAGAGTCCATAGAACTCACCCACCACCACCTTTCTTTttactccttttaaaaattttgttttgttttaaaactttttcttttgaagtaactttagatttacagaagagcTGCGAAGGGTTCCCGTATACCTTTTACCCAGCTTCCCCGAATACCGTCTTATAGAACCATGGTGTATTTGTCAAAGCTAAGAAGTCAACAACAGTATAGTTAGGTTGGTACAGTGCTATAAACCAAGCCatagttagttttgttttttttaaggtgagaGAAATAACAGCCTGAAAAACTATGAAAGAATCATTCAGTGGGATACCACTTGGGATGCTGAGGTGACGGCGTTTTCTGGAGGGTGAGAAGTTAACTAAGTgtgatttattgagcacctagtatgcGCAGTCACTGTGCTAGAGATTGTAGATAGGAAAATATAAGGTTATCCTGAGCAAGTTaagtatttggaaaacaaagtagAAATGCTTTAGAGGGCAAAATGGTTTATTTGCAAGTGTTGCCAATCAAAAGGGAAGCTATAGAAGGTGGCTGGCTGGACAGGTCACTGGAGGCGTGGGTGGAGCTATGGGAAGGGTTGTGCCCACACTGTGCTCAGGAGAGCTGTTACACAGGACGCAGAGCTGCTGTAGGTGTGTTCACATACGCTTGTGTGAGCAGCAATATGTATGCACAAGCCCGGTGATTGCCCAGCGTCACGCACCTCTGtcggagaggtttttttttttttttctttctttctgattggAAAACAGCAATTTCCTTCATTCCTGGGTACTGCGGATGATCGTATGCTGATAATTTAACCTGAGcgctgttatttcattttattttaaatgaaactccAAGAATTATACCATTCTCATCTTCGAGAAGTAGTGGGATGTCTTGTCTTTAatattcttctttcctaataCGTGCCTCGGCAGCAGGCGTGGTGATGACATACGAAGATACCTTCTGACCCACCATCCACTCAAGGCGTGCATTGAAAATTATTTGTGTTCAGGAGTCCTGACTTCCTCGTTACTAAGCAGCCGTCTCCATCCTGTCTGTTCTGGGTTCTTAACTAACCCCCCCCCGGCCCGTCCCCACcatcccccatccctgcccctgcccctgcccctacccctgcccctacccctgcccctgcccctgcaggAGCCCATAAACCTGACCTCCGTGTCATCTCCATGTCCCAAGATTTTGTctattcctttgttctttcttaattaCCTGATGAATATGattataaaaaatcaaataatatgaaAGCATGTGCATCAAAATGCCAaagttttcttctctcccatcccaCTCCCTGGCCTAGCTAGCATGAACTTCTATATAAAGAGCTTGCTAGGTATTAGACCTTTTGCAGTGTATTAACCTTGGACACACAGACAGGTATGTGCACTTATGAATTTACTCTTCTTGCCTACTCCCAGCTGTAGATGCATGCCATCATGTACGTAATTACATCTCTATGATGGACATCTACACTGTTCCCAGTTTGGGCCTATTACAAACAGTACTGCAGGAAACAGACTTGTTTGTGCAATTCTTGTGCATGTATCCTGTCATTTCTGGATCATTTCTGGATCAAAAATTGGCTGGTATTGCCAAATGGCCCTGTAAAATGCACAATCGATTTATATTCTAATGGAGTATGAAAGTACCCATTTCTCTGACGCTAGGTTGTTTAAGTCTTTAAAGTGTGTTTCCTAgtcacattaattaaaaaattaatttcctgattGCTCCCTagcattttttccaaaaatgttttagccattttttttagAATGGTGTGTTCACATTTTATGTCCACTTTGATATCTTATGGATTTGTAACTCTTTATAAAATAGAATGCATGCTAATCTTTTGTCTGTAtatgcattgcaaatattttccccaatgtATTATTTGTCCCTGAATTGTTTGTTATAACTTACAccagagttttaaatttatatataatcacatatttTCCTTTGGCTTTTATGGATATACTTTCTTCTGATACTTTGGCAGGTCTTTAATCTATTGGAGATTAATTTTTGTGCTTGATGGGGGATAAGGATCTGACTTTTTCATATGGCTCTCCAGTTGCCCATCACCATTTATCAAATATTCCACACTTTCCCCCAGTGGTTTGAAATGCCTTCTTTATCACATATGAAACTCCCACCtacagatggattttttttcccctagactCTCCGTTCCATAGGTCTATTTATTTGTTCCTGCTCTGATTCAACACTGTTCTAATTATTATAGCTTCTTAGtatattctgtgttttctttacctcctttttttttttttttcccaacctcTAGATTATTTAAACACAAAGGTCTTAGATGTAGCCATAGAGGTTCATTTTCACAGATAAAGTAATAAAGGAAAAGGGATGGGAAACAGTAACTCTGGAGTTCACCTGAATTCACTGGTGGTCTAGATTTTGGCTAGAGTTCTATTATCAAATGAATACTACAGGAGCACTTGGCATTTGACAAGACATTTGTTTTAGCTCATTGAATTAGCCACAGTGTCTGTGTGAAGTAGGCAGGATGATCAGGGTGAAGATGCTGTTCCATTTTACCAGTAAGGGAAATGAGACTGAGTGGTTGGATGGCTTGCCCAAGCTCACATGGCTGACAGTGACAATGCGTGACTTATGAGTCCTCTCCACAGACTCGGCCCTGACCTTGTTCCAAAATCCTCCCCACTCATTAACGGGGTAGACTtgcctcccattttttttttttttttaaagagagattcATTTAACCAGAACACTCCATTCCATTttagtgagatttaaaaaaaaaatccaaccaagCCTGTCTGTCCTTAGGGACTATAGGCAcctagagagaagaaagaaagaatggaacaaGTTTAGTTGGCTGTGTAGTAGGGTGGAGAGAACAGGGTGCCAGGCATCGAGAGACCTAAGTCATCCCTGTTGTACAGCTTCCTGCACGACTTACTATGTCCGTGACCTGCTCTCCTGATCTGTCAAGTGGGTAGGACTACACAACCTAGAATCACTTTTAGCATGATCATTCTGCAATTTTCCTGATGGAAAAAAACGGGCCTTAGAGATCGAGTGGAGCGGAGGTTGGCCATTCTGAGGAGAGATGACGAAGGAGGGTCTTAACTGTCTTCAAATACTTGATTCATTGTTGCAATTACTGTTGTTTGCATCTCCAGTG
The Panthera tigris isolate Pti1 chromosome C2, P.tigris_Pti1_mat1.1, whole genome shotgun sequence genome window above contains:
- the OXNAD1 gene encoding oxidoreductase NAD-binding domain-containing protein 1 isoform X2, which codes for MLMCVITLLLTKHSIISGCCLILTNHPGREVKGSLPPLPAQVVSAAKVCGAAAESPSVKRLHLLVADKDFSFKAGQWVDFFIPGVSVVGGFSICSSPRLLKQERMIELAVKYANHPPALWIHNQCTLDSEVAVRVGGEFFFDPQPADASRNLVLIAGGVGINPLLSILRHAADLHRDRVNKGSGYEVGTIKLFYSAKNTSELLFKQNILDLVNEFPEKIACSLHVTKQTTQISSELQPYITEGRITEKEIRDHISKETLFYICGPPPMTDFFSKQLENSHVPKEHICFEKWW
- the OXNAD1 gene encoding oxidoreductase NAD-binding domain-containing protein 1 isoform X1 translates to MACAAVMVPGLLRSSVGTICAQAASLRLTSGALRHLTLTSIMKSKRKTDHLERTANVIRREVVSAAKVCGAAAESPSVKRLHLLVADKDFSFKAGQWVDFFIPGVSVVGGFSICSSPRLLKQERMIELAVKYANHPPALWIHNQCTLDSEVAVRVGGEFFFDPQPADASRNLVLIAGGVGINPLLSILRHAADLHRDRVNKGSGYEVGTIKLFYSAKNTSELLFKQNILDLVNEFPEKIACSLHVTKQTTQISSELQPYITEGRITEKEIRDHISKETLFYICGPPPMTDFFSKQLENSHVPKEHICFEKWW